A genomic window from Quercus lobata isolate SW786 chromosome 10, ValleyOak3.0 Primary Assembly, whole genome shotgun sequence includes:
- the LOC115963503 gene encoding uncharacterized protein LOC115963503 yields MKKRMDFMMNTLRGRMSSDLDDLVLRIDLPFTVPVTSFPLPSKFRMPQVENYDGSKDSLDHLESFKTLMHLQRVPDEIMCRTFPITLKGLTRIWFSRLTPNYIGTFKELSAQFALHFIGGHRYKKSTACLMNIKQREDEMLRSYITHFNKEVLSIDEADDKILVAAFTNGLRKGKFLFSLYKNNPKTMSNVFYRATKYINADALLAREEKPKKRERQEDMWPDKGRKMARIGERREDKRSKPLVGKFISFTLLSAPNNQVLMQIKDEGVLTFPSKLKGDPNKRSRDKYCCFYRDHDHNTTCCYDLK; encoded by the coding sequence ATGAAGAAGCGGATGGACTTTATGATGAACACCCTTAGAGGACGAATGTCTAGCGACCTCGATGACTTGGTCCTCCGAATTGATTTGCCATTCACAGTGCCCGTCACTTCATTCCCCCTTCCATCAAAGTTTCGTATGCCGCAAGTGGAAAATTACGACGGATCCAAGGACTCCTTAGATCATTTGGAGTCTTTCAAGACCTTGATGCACTTGCAAAGGGTGCCAGATGAGATCATGTGCAGAACCTTCCCCATCACGCTGAAGGGACTCACAAGGATCTGGTTCAGCAGGCTGACGCCGAACTATATTGGTACCTTCAAGGAGTTAAGCGCCCAATTCGCCTTACACTTCATCGGGGGACACAGGTACAAGAAGTCCACTGCATGCCTGATGAACATTAAGCAGCGGGAGGACGAGATGTTGAGGTCTTACATAACCCACTTTAACAAGGAGGTCCTTTCGATCGACGAAGCGGATGACAAGATTCTCGTGGCAGCATTCACCAATGGACTACGGAAAGGTAAGTTCCTATTTTCTCTATATAAAAACAACCCAAAGACTATGTCAAATGTGTTTTACAGGGCAACCAAGTACATAAACGCAGATGCACTACTAGCCCGAGAAGAGAAGCCCAAGAAAAGGGAAAGACAAGAAGACATGTGGCCAGACAAGGGGAGAAAGATGGCTAGGATCGGAGAGCGGCGGGAGGACAAACGCTCCAAGCCCCTTGTAGGGAAGTTCATAAGCTTCACCCTACTATCTGCCCCAAACAACCAGGTTttgatgcaaatcaaggacgaaggAGTCTTGACCTTTCCCAGCAAGTTGAAGGGGGATCCTAATAAGAGGTCTAGAGACAAGTACTGCTGCTTCTATCGGGATCACGACCACAACACAACTTGCTGCTACGACTTGAAGTAG